One Owenweeksia hongkongensis DSM 17368 genomic region harbors:
- the tpiA gene encoding triose-phosphate isomerase, with amino-acid sequence MARKIVAGNWKMNLLPDEGYQLIEDLSNFCEGNKLDNVEVVVSPPFIHLAKAAEMTAHSKLTISAQNCSDQLSGAYTGEVSVEMLKAAGVNWTLIGHSERREYYGDTDEFVNGKLKRTIEAEMTPVLCVGEVLEDRKAGKQEEVVASQLKGALAGFSADEVKNMVIAYEPVWAIGTGETASPEQAQEVHAFIRKYLTQTYSAEVANAVSILYGGSVKPENAKEIFGQPDVDGGLIGGASLKYEQFVKLIEIGQEVL; translated from the coding sequence ATGGCTCGAAAAATAGTAGCGGGAAACTGGAAAATGAACCTCCTGCCAGACGAAGGATATCAGTTAATCGAAGACCTTTCAAACTTTTGTGAAGGGAACAAGTTGGATAATGTGGAAGTAGTGGTATCGCCACCGTTTATCCATTTGGCGAAAGCCGCAGAAATGACGGCTCACTCAAAATTGACCATATCTGCACAAAACTGCAGCGATCAATTGAGCGGTGCCTACACAGGCGAAGTAAGCGTGGAAATGCTGAAAGCAGCTGGTGTAAACTGGACATTGATTGGCCACTCTGAGCGTAGAGAATATTATGGCGATACCGATGAGTTTGTAAACGGAAAACTGAAGCGCACCATTGAAGCCGAGATGACCCCTGTACTTTGTGTAGGCGAAGTGTTGGAAGATAGAAAAGCTGGTAAGCAGGAAGAAGTTGTTGCTTCTCAGCTAAAAGGGGCTTTAGCTGGATTTTCGGCTGATGAGGTAAAAAATATGGTGATTGCTTATGAGCCAGTTTGGGCTATAGGGACGGGTGAAACTGCTTCTCCAGAGCAGGCTCAGGAAGTACATGCTTTTATTAGAAAGTATCTTACCCAGACTTACTCGGCTGAGGTGGCAAATGCGGTAAGCATCCTGTATGGAGGATCGGTAAAGCCGGAAAATGCCAAAGAGATTTTTGGGCAACCAGATGTAGATGGAGGCCTTATTGGTGGGGCATCTTTGAAGTATGAGCAATTTGTAAAGTTGATTGAAATAGGACAAGAGGTACTGTAA
- the prmA gene encoding 50S ribosomal protein L11 methyltransferase — MKEYLEIDFTITPAEGGRDILLALLDNLGYDSFEETPKGLKAYILEKDFNAEEIESLFIFHSDEYEVSYATDKLENKNWNEEWETNYQPIFIDDKIHIRAPFHEAHPEYPIELLITPKMSFGTGHHQTTRLVSRLMLDMDLKGKKILDMGTGTGVLAVLAEKRGAGEIDAIDNFEWAAENTEENAEANNCKNITAIHGDAEMLPGRKYDIVLANINRNVLMEDMKTYIDTLPTGGYLVISGFFENDFEMLTAKATECGTTLVNKIKEDRWMACQYQKQ, encoded by the coding sequence ATGAAAGAGTATTTAGAAATAGATTTCACCATCACTCCGGCAGAGGGTGGCCGTGATATATTGTTGGCATTATTGGACAATTTGGGGTATGATTCCTTTGAGGAAACTCCAAAAGGCTTGAAAGCTTATATCCTTGAAAAAGATTTTAATGCTGAGGAGATTGAATCCTTGTTCATTTTTCATTCTGATGAATATGAAGTGAGCTATGCTACCGATAAGCTGGAAAATAAAAATTGGAATGAGGAATGGGAAACTAACTATCAGCCGATTTTTATTGATGATAAAATTCATATCCGCGCGCCTTTTCATGAGGCTCACCCAGAGTACCCAATCGAACTTTTGATTACTCCAAAAATGTCATTTGGAACAGGACACCACCAAACCACGCGCTTGGTTTCACGCCTTATGCTTGATATGGATTTGAAAGGTAAAAAGATACTGGATATGGGCACCGGTACCGGTGTGTTGGCTGTTTTAGCTGAAAAGCGAGGCGCAGGAGAAATTGATGCTATTGACAATTTTGAATGGGCTGCTGAGAATACAGAAGAAAATGCCGAAGCAAATAATTGCAAGAACATTACCGCTATTCATGGTGATGCTGAAATGCTGCCCGGACGTAAGTATGATATTGTGTTGGCAAACATTAACCGAAACGTGTTGATGGAAGACATGAAAACGTACATTGATACGTTACCAACAGGAGGCTATTTGGTGATAAGTGGATTTTTTGAAAATGATTTTGAAATGCTTACCGCCAAGGCAACCGAATGTGGCACTACCCTTGTCAATAAAATAAAGGAAGACCGCTGGATGGCGTGTCAATACCAAAAGCAATAA
- a CDS encoding cupin-like domain-containing protein, whose amino-acid sequence MKLQPIEKREGLTSEEFRDEYLLPRKPVIFKDLIKDWPATDKWTFDWFRKNYGHLEVPLFGNDFHDAGKHYMASKRKMKFGDYLSLIENEPTELRMFLYNIFDHAPELVNDFSMPDIISGWNKRYYYMFFGGQGSSVNLHYDIDCSHVFLSQFQTKKKVYLFAPNQGELLYHQPFTVKSQMDVNNPDYEKYPALKYVEGLTGTLEHGETLFMPSQYWHHMEYVEGGFGLALRAYTDWTMLAGAAKNLATHFVIDKGLNKIMGERWSHWKKEKARENAQHAMQKMELA is encoded by the coding sequence ATGAAACTACAACCAATCGAAAAACGCGAAGGTCTGACTAGCGAAGAGTTTCGAGATGAGTATTTGTTGCCTCGCAAACCAGTTATTTTTAAAGACCTTATTAAGGACTGGCCAGCTACTGATAAGTGGACTTTTGACTGGTTTCGGAAGAATTATGGTCATTTGGAAGTGCCTCTTTTTGGTAATGATTTCCACGATGCTGGTAAGCACTATATGGCTTCCAAGCGGAAAATGAAATTTGGAGATTACCTTTCTCTTATCGAGAATGAGCCTACAGAGCTAAGAATGTTTCTTTACAATATTTTTGACCATGCCCCAGAGTTGGTTAATGACTTCAGTATGCCAGACATTATAAGCGGCTGGAACAAGCGTTATTATTATATGTTTTTTGGAGGTCAAGGCAGTTCTGTAAACCTGCATTATGATATTGACTGTTCACATGTTTTTCTCTCACAGTTTCAAACCAAAAAAAAGGTATACCTATTTGCACCAAATCAGGGAGAGCTTTTGTACCACCAGCCCTTTACGGTAAAAAGTCAGATGGATGTAAATAATCCTGATTATGAAAAGTACCCGGCACTCAAATATGTGGAAGGACTTACAGGAACATTGGAGCATGGGGAAACGCTATTCATGCCAAGTCAGTATTGGCACCATATGGAGTATGTAGAAGGGGGATTTGGCCTCGCTTTACGTGCCTATACAGATTGGACGATGCTGGCAGGAGCAGCCAAAAATTTAGCAACTCACTTTGTAATCGATAAGGGGTTGAATAAAATAATGGGTGAAAGGTGGAGCCATTGGAAGAAGGAGAAGGCTCGAGAAAATGCTCAGCATGCGATGCAGAAAATGGAATTAGCCTAA
- a CDS encoding TfoX/Sxy family protein, with the protein MAYDEHLAERIRQSLTRHKTPFEEKKMMGGLCFMVDDKMCLGVMKNELMARIDPEIVPEALKRKEAHPMDFTGKRMKSFATVKPEGVDLETDFEYWIQLCLDFNPKAKSSKKKK; encoded by the coding sequence ATGGCCTACGATGAACATTTAGCCGAAAGGATAAGGCAAAGCCTGACCCGCCACAAAACACCATTTGAAGAAAAGAAAATGATGGGTGGGCTGTGCTTTATGGTAGATGATAAGATGTGCCTTGGTGTTATGAAAAACGAGCTAATGGCTCGTATCGACCCTGAAATTGTACCCGAAGCTTTGAAGCGTAAAGAAGCTCACCCAATGGATTTTACTGGCAAACGAATGAAGAGCTTTGCCACAGTAAAGCCAGAAGGTGTGGATTTGGAAACCGATTTTGAATATTGGATACAGCTCTGCCTGGATTTTAATCCCAAAGCAAAATCGAGCAAGAAGAAAAAGTAA
- a CDS encoding MBL fold metallo-hydrolase — protein sequence MKIEQIYTGCLAQGAYYIESNGEVAIIDPLREVQPYIERAEKDGAKIKYILETHFHADFVSGHITLAEKTGATIVYGPTAEPNFEAHIATDGEELKLGDITIKVLHTPGHTMESATYLLKDENGKDEAIFTGDTLFLGDVGRPDLAQKAAHLTQEQLAATLYHSLRDKIMPLADEITVYPAHGAGSACGKNMMKETVDTLGNQKKMNYALRADMTEAEFVEEVTDGLLPPPSYFPLNVKMNKEGYTSIDDVLKRGLQQLTPDAFEAAANETGAIILDVRHQKDFVQAFIPNSIFIGLDGGFAPWVGALIADVEQPILLIAPEGREEEAITRLARVGFDNVLGYLKGGLESWKTAGKEIDTMASESAEDLEKAMKDNAIVVDVRKDGEYTSEHVENALHLPLDFINDHMADFPKDKTFHVHCAGGYRSVIAGSILKSRGIHNLINVEGGYGAIKKTGIPVTDYVCPTTLKD from the coding sequence ATGAAAATTGAACAGATATACACCGGATGCCTGGCGCAAGGCGCTTATTATATTGAAAGTAATGGCGAAGTTGCTATCATTGACCCACTACGTGAAGTGCAACCTTATATTGAAAGAGCCGAAAAAGATGGCGCTAAAATCAAGTACATTCTCGAAACCCACTTTCATGCAGACTTTGTAAGTGGGCATATTACTTTGGCAGAAAAAACCGGAGCCACTATAGTTTATGGACCTACTGCTGAGCCAAACTTCGAGGCTCATATTGCTACCGATGGTGAAGAACTCAAACTTGGCGATATAACTATTAAAGTGCTTCACACTCCAGGTCACACTATGGAAAGTGCCACTTACCTTCTAAAAGATGAGAATGGAAAAGACGAAGCCATTTTTACCGGTGACACTTTATTTTTAGGTGATGTGGGCCGTCCTGATTTGGCCCAAAAAGCGGCTCATCTTACTCAAGAACAATTGGCGGCAACTTTATATCACAGCCTTCGCGATAAAATCATGCCTCTGGCAGATGAGATTACCGTATACCCTGCTCATGGTGCAGGTTCTGCCTGTGGTAAAAATATGATGAAGGAAACCGTAGACACTTTGGGCAACCAAAAGAAAATGAACTACGCCCTTCGTGCAGATATGACGGAAGCTGAATTTGTAGAAGAAGTGACAGACGGACTTTTACCTCCTCCTTCCTATTTTCCACTTAATGTAAAGATGAACAAAGAAGGCTACACCAGCATTGACGATGTACTTAAGCGTGGGTTGCAGCAACTCACGCCTGATGCTTTTGAAGCTGCGGCCAATGAAACCGGAGCTATTATCTTAGACGTTCGCCATCAAAAAGATTTCGTTCAGGCATTTATTCCCAATTCCATTTTCATAGGATTAGATGGAGGTTTTGCCCCTTGGGTAGGCGCCCTTATTGCCGATGTGGAGCAGCCTATCTTGCTCATAGCTCCTGAAGGACGTGAAGAAGAAGCTATAACAAGATTAGCCCGAGTTGGCTTTGACAATGTTTTAGGTTACCTAAAGGGCGGATTAGAAAGTTGGAAAACTGCTGGAAAAGAAATCGACACCATGGCTTCAGAAAGTGCTGAAGACTTGGAAAAAGCTATGAAGGACAATGCAATAGTGGTTGATGTGCGTAAGGATGGAGAATATACTTCTGAGCATGTGGAAAATGCACTTCACCTTCCTTTAGACTTTATAAATGATCACATGGCGGATTTCCCAAAAGATAAAACCTTTCATGTCCATTGCGCTGGTGGGTACCGATCCGTAATTGCCGGTTCTATCTTAAAATCAAGAGGTATTCACAACCTGATAAATGTAGAAGGTGGATATGGTGCTATTAAAAAAACCGGCATCCCTGTTACGGACTATGTTTGCCCCACTACTTTAAAGGACTAA
- a CDS encoding sulfite exporter TauE/SafE family protein, protein MEILGFCLAIIMGFTLGLLGGGGSILTVPILVYVLAIDPILATAYSLFVVGTSAFIGGWRKHVRGLVDWKTVFTFATPSLISVFLTRYYLVPAIPAVVFSVGDFPLTKDIAIMIFFAAVMLMASYSMIRGNHNSEDQPLRSRNIPVLIVQAAILGIVTGLVGAGGGFLIVPALVILVGLPIKKAIGTSLVIIAINSLIGFMGDIGSGQNIQWSFILTFTAFAIIGMLLGNYATHFVNPAKLKKGFGYFVLVMGIFIIVKETLL, encoded by the coding sequence ATGGAAATACTTGGTTTTTGTCTCGCCATTATAATGGGTTTTACCCTTGGCCTACTTGGTGGAGGCGGCTCTATTCTTACAGTTCCTATTTTAGTTTACGTATTGGCCATAGATCCCATTTTGGCAACAGCTTACTCTCTTTTTGTGGTAGGCACTTCAGCTTTTATTGGCGGATGGCGTAAGCATGTTCGAGGTTTGGTAGACTGGAAAACAGTATTCACTTTTGCCACTCCATCTCTTATATCCGTATTCCTAACCCGATATTACTTGGTTCCCGCAATACCTGCTGTCGTCTTCTCTGTTGGCGATTTTCCTCTCACTAAAGATATAGCAATAATGATATTTTTTGCTGCAGTAATGTTGATGGCATCATATAGTATGATTAGAGGAAACCATAATAGCGAGGATCAGCCATTAAGATCCAGAAATATTCCCGTATTAATAGTACAAGCAGCAATATTGGGCATAGTTACAGGCTTGGTTGGTGCTGGAGGAGGATTTCTCATTGTTCCAGCTTTGGTGATTTTGGTAGGATTACCTATCAAAAAAGCAATTGGTACTTCACTGGTGATTATTGCTATAAATAGCTTGATAGGGTTTATGGGAGATATTGGCTCTGGCCAAAACATTCAATGGAGTTTTATTTTGACCTTCACTGCTTTTGCCATCATCGGAATGCTGCTTGGCAATTATGCCACTCATTTTGTAAACCCCGCTAAGCTCAAGAAAGGCTTTGGCTATTTTGTATTGGTTATGGGCATCTTTATCATTGTTAAAGAAACCCTTCTATAA
- a CDS encoding Crp/Fnr family transcriptional regulator, with protein sequence MMDVLVKQHFELLFEAPLIEEILQLGDFKEFESDDELMDIGQDITHFPLIISGSLKVMTENENGNELLLYYLEMGDTCAMTMQCCLKSSKSKIRVTAEDLTKVVFIPVHKMEEWIVKYPTWRRFVFDSYNNRLNEMLESIDNLAFTNLEGRLYKYLKDKALINSSFELKITHHQIAADLNSSRVVISRLMKKLENEGKITQDRNWVSVKEFA encoded by the coding sequence ATGATGGACGTTCTGGTAAAACAGCATTTTGAACTCTTATTTGAAGCACCCTTAATAGAAGAAATTCTACAATTAGGTGATTTTAAAGAATTTGAAAGCGATGATGAACTCATGGATATCGGGCAAGACATCACTCATTTTCCTTTAATTATATCAGGTTCACTTAAAGTAATGACCGAAAATGAAAACGGTAATGAGCTATTACTTTACTACCTGGAAATGGGCGACACATGCGCCATGACCATGCAATGTTGTCTTAAAAGTTCTAAGAGTAAAATTAGGGTGACGGCTGAAGATCTCACTAAAGTGGTTTTTATTCCAGTCCATAAAATGGAAGAATGGATTGTAAAATATCCCACTTGGAGAAGGTTTGTTTTTGACAGTTATAATAATCGTTTGAATGAAATGCTGGAATCGATAGACAATCTTGCATTTACTAACCTCGAAGGACGGCTTTATAAATATTTAAAAGACAAAGCTTTGATTAACAGTTCTTTTGAATTAAAAATCACTCATCATCAAATTGCTGCTGACCTCAATTCCTCACGCGTGGTGATTAGCCGATTAATGAAAAAGCTGGAAAACGAGGGAAAGATAACTCAGGATAGAAACTGGGTTTCGGTTAAGGAATTTGCTTAG
- a CDS encoding substrate-binding domain-containing protein translates to MKTIRCAGVPEHFNFPWQLALRSGDFESAGINLNWQNAGGGTGAMAKDLQEGKVDLAVMLTEGAITEIVGGNPSRIVSTYVQSPLNWGVHTSAKASISNVSDAVNKPFAISRYNSGSHLMAYVYGKNKGFDLGHNDFNLVQNLDGARHSLKENPEQLFLWEKYTTKPLVDCGEFKIIDHCPTPWPSFVIVVRKEFLLENEQLIDAVLGIVKKHTEILTANPEAASLIANEYHLEEGDAKAWYETVSWELSNDVDENMLVGVSEVLSDLDILVRPLHNVEVRNRLLHSMGVGV, encoded by the coding sequence ATGAAAACTATACGATGTGCTGGTGTTCCTGAGCATTTTAACTTTCCTTGGCAACTAGCCTTGAGAAGTGGTGATTTTGAAAGTGCAGGGATAAATCTTAATTGGCAAAATGCAGGTGGTGGTACAGGAGCCATGGCCAAAGATTTGCAGGAAGGAAAAGTGGATCTTGCCGTGATGCTTACCGAGGGTGCTATTACTGAAATAGTAGGAGGTAATCCTTCAAGAATAGTCTCAACTTATGTGCAGTCTCCTCTCAATTGGGGGGTGCATACTTCGGCAAAAGCCAGTATTTCTAATGTGTCTGATGCAGTGAATAAGCCTTTTGCTATAAGTAGGTATAATTCAGGGTCACACCTAATGGCCTATGTGTATGGAAAAAATAAAGGCTTTGATTTAGGGCATAATGATTTTAACCTAGTCCAAAATCTGGATGGAGCTAGGCACTCGTTAAAGGAAAACCCTGAGCAGCTTTTTCTTTGGGAAAAATATACCACAAAGCCTTTGGTGGATTGTGGTGAGTTCAAAATAATTGATCACTGTCCTACACCATGGCCAAGTTTTGTTATAGTTGTTCGTAAAGAATTTTTGTTGGAAAACGAACAGCTTATTGATGCCGTCTTGGGTATAGTAAAAAAGCATACAGAAATCTTAACCGCAAATCCAGAAGCGGCAAGCTTAATTGCGAATGAATATCATTTGGAAGAGGGAGATGCCAAGGCTTGGTATGAAACTGTAAGCTGGGAGCTGAGTAATGATGTAGATGAGAACATGTTAGTAGGCGTGTCAGAAGTGTTGAGTGATTTGGATATTTTGGTGAGACCTTTGCACAATGTTGAGGTGCGAAATAGATTGCTACACTCAATGGGCGTAGGGGTTTAG
- a CDS encoding YceI family protein, protein MKALFLSILITISFLAIGQKIETSSSKITFEISNFGINTVEGEITGMTGTVDLKKGEIDVCVKPATVSTGIEKRDDHLKTADFFNADKYPEICFVSSKLENTDKGYLATGRLTLHGQTKTVKIPLAVSASGSQTILKGEFDVNRFDYGLGAEAYDGTFQVGKIAKVKITCVVK, encoded by the coding sequence ATGAAGGCTCTGTTTCTTTCTATACTCATTACAATTTCATTTTTGGCAATAGGCCAAAAAATTGAAACATCATCTTCCAAAATAACCTTCGAGATTTCAAATTTTGGGATAAACACTGTAGAAGGGGAAATCACTGGAATGACGGGGACGGTAGATTTGAAAAAAGGTGAAATTGATGTTTGCGTAAAGCCAGCAACCGTTTCTACTGGAATAGAGAAAAGAGATGATCACCTCAAAACAGCCGATTTTTTTAATGCGGATAAGTACCCTGAAATTTGTTTTGTGTCGAGCAAGTTGGAAAATACGGATAAAGGATATTTAGCTACGGGTAGGTTGACTTTACATGGACAAACTAAAACTGTAAAGATTCCTTTAGCGGTAAGTGCCTCAGGTTCACAAACCATTTTAAAAGGAGAATTTGATGTAAATCGTTTTGATTACGGACTTGGTGCAGAAGCCTATGACGGCACTTTTCAGGTGGGGAAAATTGCCAAGGTGAAAATTACCTGTGTGGTGAAGTAA
- a CDS encoding T9SS type A sorting domain-containing protein has translation MKNLFTPLLLLCSLLANSQTTSWVTNLDNAVNETSGLILLNHRLITHNDSGGEPALYEIDTTNGQVLRKVIVYNATNVDWEDIAIDPSYIYIGDFGNNLGNRTDLKIYRVLISDYLNASNDSILADTINFSYSNQSNFTSANMATNFDAEALVSISDSLYIFTKNWKNSWTNVYSLYNQPGTYSIHKKDSLDVKGFITGATFNPHTQNFTLLGYNFLLSPFAVKVTGLSNGSFANATLQKHQLPFSSSHSGQTEGICFINNDQYFVSAEESQGKSTALFLLNLSDDMSMSSFTEKENLLYPNPVSGILNLKNTNITLSEIYNESGILLLKSEKQEIDVSGLDSGTYMLITLDADGKTDTNKIVIK, from the coding sequence ATGAAAAATCTATTCACTCCATTATTACTGCTGTGTAGCCTTTTGGCAAATAGCCAAACTACCTCATGGGTTACTAATTTGGACAATGCTGTAAATGAAACTTCAGGTTTGATTTTGCTAAACCATAGGCTCATTACCCATAATGACTCCGGAGGTGAGCCAGCCCTTTATGAAATTGACACGACTAACGGCCAGGTTTTGCGAAAGGTAATTGTATACAATGCGACTAACGTAGACTGGGAAGACATAGCTATTGACCCATCTTACATTTATATTGGAGACTTTGGAAACAACCTTGGTAATCGTACCGATTTGAAAATATACCGAGTATTAATTTCTGATTACTTAAACGCATCCAACGATAGTATTTTAGCCGACACAATTAATTTTAGCTACAGCAACCAAAGCAACTTTACATCTGCCAACATGGCCACCAACTTTGATGCTGAAGCTCTTGTTTCGATTAGCGACTCGCTGTACATTTTTACTAAAAATTGGAAAAACAGCTGGACAAATGTGTACAGCTTATACAACCAACCTGGCACCTACTCTATTCACAAAAAAGATAGCCTAGATGTAAAAGGTTTTATCACAGGAGCTACTTTCAACCCACACACTCAGAACTTTACTTTGCTTGGTTACAATTTTCTTTTGTCACCTTTTGCAGTAAAAGTCACAGGACTTAGCAATGGGTCTTTTGCCAATGCTACTCTTCAAAAACATCAACTTCCTTTTTCTTCTTCGCACTCTGGGCAAACGGAAGGAATTTGCTTTATAAACAATGACCAATATTTTGTTTCTGCTGAGGAGTCACAAGGAAAAAGTACTGCACTATTTCTTCTAAATCTAAGTGATGATATGAGTATGTCTAGTTTCACTGAAAAGGAAAACTTACTTTACCCAAACCCCGTATCAGGGATATTAAACCTAAAGAACACCAACATTACTCTGTCTGAAATTTATAATGAAAGTGGCATTCTTTTATTGAAGTCCGAGAAACAAGAAATTGATGTGTCAGGGTTGGATAGTGGTACCTACATGCTCATTACGCTTGACGCTGATGGAAAGACTGACACCAATAAAATTGTGATAAAGTAG
- the ychF gene encoding redox-regulated ATPase YchF encodes MKCGIVGLPNVGKSTLFNCLSNAKAQSANFPFCTIEPNVGMVTVPDSRLNKLEELVNPERVMPATVEIVDIAGLVKGASKGEGLGNKFLGNIRECNAIIHVLRCFENDNITHVDGSINPLRDKETIDFELQLKDLETLEKRVDKHRKAARTGNKSEQVIVDLLDRLKNHLEQGKSVRSFERNEDEAELIKESQFLTDKPILYLCNVDEAAAKDGNEWVEKVKEMAAEEGAEVIYLAAATEADISELESYEERTMFLEDLGLEEAGVNKVIRAAYDLLDLQTYFTAGVKEVRAWTIKKGFTAPQAAGVIHTDFEKGFIRAEVIAYEDYANFGSESKARDAGKLSVEGKEYVVQDGDVMHFRFNV; translated from the coding sequence ATGAAGTGTGGTATTGTAGGATTGCCAAACGTGGGTAAATCCACCCTTTTCAACTGTTTATCAAACGCCAAAGCACAATCGGCTAACTTTCCGTTTTGTACTATTGAGCCTAATGTAGGGATGGTTACCGTACCAGATAGCCGCCTTAATAAACTGGAAGAATTGGTAAACCCGGAACGAGTGATGCCCGCTACTGTAGAGATTGTGGACATTGCAGGTTTGGTAAAAGGAGCCAGTAAAGGTGAAGGTCTCGGAAACAAGTTTCTTGGAAACATCCGCGAATGCAACGCCATTATTCACGTGTTGCGTTGTTTTGAAAACGACAACATAACCCATGTGGATGGTTCTATTAATCCACTTCGCGATAAGGAAACTATAGACTTTGAGCTTCAGCTAAAAGATTTGGAAACTCTGGAAAAAAGAGTGGACAAGCATCGCAAAGCTGCCCGTACCGGAAATAAATCGGAGCAAGTAATTGTTGATCTTTTGGATAGGTTGAAAAACCACCTTGAGCAAGGTAAAAGCGTACGCAGTTTTGAGCGTAATGAGGACGAGGCTGAACTAATCAAGGAAAGCCAATTTCTTACCGATAAGCCAATTCTTTATCTGTGTAATGTAGATGAGGCAGCTGCTAAAGATGGTAATGAATGGGTGGAGAAAGTGAAGGAAATGGCAGCTGAAGAAGGTGCCGAAGTAATTTACCTTGCCGCAGCAACTGAAGCTGATATTTCAGAATTGGAAAGCTACGAAGAGCGCACTATGTTTTTGGAAGACCTTGGTTTGGAGGAAGCTGGTGTAAATAAAGTTATTCGCGCTGCTTATGATCTTTTAGATCTTCAAACTTACTTTACCGCTGGTGTGAAAGAGGTAAGAGCCTGGACGATAAAAAAAGGATTCACTGCACCACAAGCAGCTGGTGTTATTCATACTGATTTTGAAAAAGGTTTTATCCGTGCTGAGGTGATTGCGTATGAAGATTATGCCAACTTTGGTTCTGAATCAAAAGCCCGCGATGCAGGAAAGCTTTCTGTAGAAGGAAAAGAATATGTGGTTCAAGATGGAGATGTGATGCATTTCCGTTTTAACGTTTAG